From Populus alba chromosome 16, ASM523922v2, whole genome shotgun sequence:
tcactGTTAGTTAAAGTCGCACTTACAAGTAAAATCAGCAGCCATATGAATTAACTTgcagattttttatataatgggCAGATCAAATTCGAAGCAAGTTGCTGGATTGGCCTAAAAGGTTCCACATCATCAATGGGGTATCGAGGGGACTGCTTTATCTCCATCAAGACTCTAGACTACGAATTATTCATAGAGATCTTAAGCTGAGCAACATTTTACTAGATAATGATATGAATCCAAAAATCTCAGACTTTGGTATGGCTAGAAGTTTCGGAGGGAATGAAACAGAAGCGACTACAAGAAGAGTAGTTGGGACATAGTAAGAGTACTTCTTTATTCCCCTTCTCTGAGTTAGCAAAGAAAAATGTATTAGAAATGCCTAACATCTTAGTAGAAGAATCTCACTAACTTGTTTAATTGTATCATGAAGTGGTTATATGTCGCCAGAGTATGCCATTGATGGTCTCTTCTCGATAAAATCCGATGTGTTTAGCTTTGGTGTTTTGGTGTTAGAGATTGTCAGTGGGAAAAGAAACTGGGGATTTACACATCCAAAACACGAACTCAACCTTCTTGGGCATgtaaggaatattttttttttcttcttgttttttcaaaatagcatTGGCACAATGGTTTAAGAATCATTTTCATAGAAAACAATGATTTCAAATTTCAGGTATGGAAGCTATACAAGGAAGGCAGATCTTTGGAgttgattgatgaattaaaaGTAGAATCCTGCTATGTGCCTGAAGTGTTAAGGTCAATCCATGTGGGGCTATTATGTGTGCAACACTCTCCAGAACACAGGCCAAGCATGTCTACAGTGGCTCTTATGTTGGAGGGAAATGGGTTATTGCCTCAACCTAACGAGCCAGGTTTTTTCACAGAAAGAAAATTGATCgaagaaaacatgaaagacCTGAGTTCCACCAATGAAGTAACAATCACAGTACTTGACGGCAGATAGAAGCGAGCCAGGccatctttaattttaatttttatttttatttttaattcagagAGTCGATCATCCATTCggctttttagttttatttggtAAAGGAAGCCCAAAATGGCCGAATAGATTTACGTTCTTTTCTTCTCATTAACGGAAAAAGGTTGGCATTTTGCTAGCATTGCCCGATTAATCAAGTTTTGCAGATGAATACTACAACGATTGAGCTTTATTACATCCGCAACGTCAATGAAATTAACAGTAAACTAGATGGATGAAGTAAGGTAACGCTGTTTTGGACAAAAGACAAGAAGCTAACTGGAATAGAGGACACGTACGAGACGAGCCGGAACGAAGAGACGAACACTGACCTTGATGCTACACCAGCAGCAGCAAAgcacaaacaagagaaaaatTCCAAATACGTTGGCattacattattaatttttatggaaCCTCAATCCATCCAAGAACAACATAAGATCTCAAAGCCTAAAAGACAATATCAATCAAACACTGGAAGAGGACATAACATAATCAAAAACCATAACACTTTCCAGATAATCTCTAACCTTAGCTTTCTCCAAATTCGCCAACTCTTTCTCCGAATCCACCGCCTCCAATTCACTCAATCCACGAAAAACAGCTAGTGACGCAATCGAATAACCCTTGGCTCTAGCAGGGGAGAAGTTCTCTCCGCAACTGATGTGATCAATTCCTCCAAATGTATCTTTAATCCCCTGAATTACTCCCAGGATCTCATCTTTCACTTCATCCCCTAATCCCTCTTTTAACTTCAAGAATGTTAATCTAATCGCGGACCCAGAAGGTGGGACCAATGAATCACAGCCGTTGAGATCACCAGTGACCCAATCGACAGCCATGATGTCATCGCAGATTGGTAGAACCGATTCTTTAACTACTTGAACGTGGGTCGGGTGAAGGGCATAAGCGGAGAGGTTTTCTTTAGAGGAGTAACGGCTGTGGAGCACGTGAGTGAAGGGAATAGGTGAGGACTTGGTGCGGTAGAGAGCACCGGCGGTTAAGAGGAGTACGGAGTCGAGTGATATCAGACGGTTGAGGGAATGAATCATGGTGTTGATTTGAGTGGGGTCGGTGTTTTCTTTGACTTTGAAGAGGACTATGTGTTCAATTGTTTGGGGCGGAGTGGATGACGACGACATTCTGATTTGGGATCGGGATGCTGCAGCGGAGTAAGGCTTCTGGGGCTTGAAGGACAAGAAGAAGGGGTTGAGCTGGTGTCTGGCGACGGGAGAGTGGAGGTAAAATGGTTTAGTAGAGAGTAGGCTTGCGGCTTTCAGACACAACATCGTCATCTACGATTTGTGGGGACGTTTAATGTGGTTTGTTTGACTATTAATTTAAGGTAGTGATAGGCTACGAGAACTTTTAGCATCGTAtcagctatttttttaaaagtatttttatataaaatatattaaaataatatttttttatttttaaaattttacttttaatattaacaaataaaaaaaattaaattgcttttaaaaaaaaaaaaacagattatatgttataaaaaagaagaagtgaatttcaatttataattaaggctggaaggttttttttattttttgttagaagTTTCATGCACTCATTGAAATTCCAATATAAAATCAACTaataagaattattaatttttcaattcctaaatattttaaaatttagttttaacagaatttttttaaaaataatttgataaattctacttttaattttaagtgaTATCACTTACATTACTTATATTTAGcagtataaatatattaatcataaaaatagtAGATTAttgtatcaaattaaatattataagtaaagatagagtataaattACGGAgctcattataaaataaataaataaacaattttaagtttttttatgagTCAAACGTATATCATGTTTgaattttatagattaattggtttatcaaatatatttttagtttgttagATAATGTTTATACCCTCGTGACAATACAAAagtttaaaacttgttttactTTGGGCTAaagtttcttaaaattttaaggttttaattttttgtggtctttctaattcaatttttttaagattatttttttgttttcaatataaattatatttaaataaaataatttttgtattttatacttttaaataaaaaacgatTTATGTGATATCATTTGAATAGTATAATTTGagtaaaatatttgatctcatTAAATCATTTGAAGAGAGTTTCTCTTTTATCAAGTTACGATTTATGTGGTATCAAGTTAGTTTAGTGActtataaaacttttttttttcctctaaaagGAAAGTAGCTATTTATAAATgtagttatagttattttttaaaatattttttactcaaaaatatattaaaataatatattttttttaaattatttttaacatcattatattaaaatgatttaaaaacaccaaaaaaatattaatttgaaataaaaaataaaattttttttattttttttaaatatatttttgaaacataaaaataaagtgtaataattaaaagaatagattGAAATTAACTCAAAACGAAAAGTGATGAGCTATACAAGGTAGGTTAGTGTTTTTACCATATGACCTGCATGGCATTGAGTCTTAGGATAAGGAGAAGAATTTTCAATTCTAAGATCTTTGATAAGGAAAAGAATGTTAAATCTATATCTTATTATTTGTATCATCCACGAAACTATCTCAAGTTTTAGAACGTAGTGGCATAAATGTAGAAATATACAGCATAGCATACTAGTGATCATATTAATGCTAAACatgtgttgaaattttttttaatgtattgatgttaaaaatcatgtttctttaaaatttgaattatatacgttttttaaatttttttaatatattgatgttaaaaaaattaaaaaaaaatatactttaatatatttaaaaaaaacactttaaaaaacaatattacctTCTAAATATTATTCAACTCACAATGAAAATAGGCATATCTATCTTTaattagaaagataaaaaaaatatatggactATCTGttctttaacttttattttattagataggtggtttgaaagaaaaatgttttgttcAATGCTTTCTTTCTTGAAGGGGGTAATGTTGTTGGCTTAAAACACTGTGCAATATTTTTAAGAGAGGTtaatctattaaaaatttatataattaacataatttaaataaattaaaattaattttaaataactcttgatttttctccttaaaaaattcttggtttttctaaatttaattattaatttgtagaGGTTAATCAAAAGTTAATAATGGTGAAAATTAATTCtcattaactttttaattttttaacttttaaaattcattataaaaagaGGGTAAAGCAAAAgattctattttgatttttttagatttttgcaTACTCTTCCTTATCTTATATTTTAggattttcttctcattttaacCTATGGCTTTCGACCCAAATCTAGAGGTTagattcatatttttaaaagacattTGAGTTTCTTATTATGtggttcaaatatattttaagaagttTATCTAAAAAAAGTGATATTGTTGAAATTTGAGAGGATATATTGCAAACATTTTAGCTGCATAAGTAAGGAgcaataaaacattaaaaaaaatatgatttatcattgaaaataacaaaaaatttactacttatttattactttaaagtactttaataaatacataccctcttttattttaatttaagcataATGTTTTTCCCCTACTAGTATGTattctaaaattttgaattaatatcaaTTGTAAGTTTAATTATATGCTTAATATGCATGCtacaattctttttattatatttatattgaaaaacatgtttgCCATGAGTTATACTTTTGCATATGTATGGGCCgtgtttgttttatgaaaaatgattttctggaaattattttttaaacttttcagTGTTGTTTGTCATTCGAAAagttaaacatgaaaaacactttcctgaagttgtaaaaaatttaaaaatatcatgctaTTTacttaatatatcaaatttgatcctcaaacttttgattgctatatattttattttgaatctttttttttcaatttcatcttttaaaatttgatttaatttgatttttatatcaacttatttttataattattatttatttttttcttattgtttttttaattgaaattttttaaacatgtatAAACTTTAAGTTTTTATTGGACATTTTTCACAGCCATGCTTGGCAAGACTTGATTTAGACTAATTTAGTATCAATTCCAAATCAAGGAAAATAACTTTCgttagaatataattaattaaaatacttgATTAATTTTCAAGGACAGATCAAGAATATACAAACAACCTCCAATCCTGATAAGAAAACCCATGCATTACTTACAATTTCCAAAACCAACCAATCATACCAAACTAATCCTGAATGGTTTTTTACGTTCAAAATGTTTCAGAAGATCTATCCATGAGAATGTTGACACAAAGACCTGCCTTACATAACGTCGATACATGGTGACTGTCCACCAAATAATCAAAACACAATATTTCTTTGTGAGATGACTAATCCATATGCACCTAGTACAGTAAGCATAAAATTCTTAGAAACAATATATCAGAACGACAAGCAATCTATCTTGGTTCTAACTCTGAAATCGAGCATTCATTAGCTGAACATGGTTTGCTCGAGCTGGAAGAATAAGCTAGCTACTTCAATCAGATCCCTTCCAATGAAAAAACCTGGTTGTCTAGGATGGGGCAATTCATCTTCATTACCCAACATCAAAACTACATTCGACATGTTTGGCCTGTCTTCTGGATCTTCTTGCACACATAATAAACCCACGTGAATTGAACGTAACACTTCCGATAAATTGCATGTTATAACAAAGGATTCTGCAGCCAGTTCCACAGACCTGTTTTCTTTGAAAAGTTTCCATGCCTGATAAGCAGAAAACCATGTTTTTAGAATGGATATGGTGtcttgaaataagaaaatattatcaaCAACTCTATGTTCTCTGGACTCAAAAATCTAAATCCATCATGACACCGTTGCTGGATTGGATTAGTTTTCGATGTTCTTACAAATATTTCATGCCTTTGAAGCGGAACCTAACATAGGTGCTTTTTGAGAGCAAAGTGAGAcaacatagttttgaaacttaaaTGCCCAAGAAGGTTGAGGTGGTGATCTGGATGATAAAATCCTCTGTTTCTTTTCCCACTTACTATCTCTAGCACCAATACACCGAAACTGAAGACGTCCGAATTTAGTGAGTAGAGTCCATAATTTGCGTACTCAGGAGATATGTAGCCGCTGCATTTATTCATGGAATGTTAGGCTGCATTtgtcaaaaaatgaagataaaaccATATGTTGGTGGAGACACTTACAATGTACCAGCCACTTTATTAGTATTGGCTTCAGTTTCATTCCCTCCAAAACTTCTAGCCAGGCCAAAGTCTGAAATTTTTGGGCTCAGTTCATAGTCCAACAAAATATTGCTGGCTTTCAGATCTCTGTGAATTACTCTTAGTCCTGAGTCCTGGTGAAGATAAAGGAGTCCACGAGCAATCTCATTGATAATTTTGTAGCGCTTGGGCCAATCTAGTTGCAAGCTGTGTGTTTTTTCTGCCAAATTTTTTTCCAAGTCAACTCATTCTAGCTCTTGTCAGATTCCTAAATGCATACGAAAAACTAGGATAAAAAGGTAATCCATACGTAAATACTTAATGAATGTTGTCATGttgaattaaaattacaattggTATGGCAGTATGTGTGACCATTAAAGTGGAGAAGTCTTCCCTCCAATCCATTTTCCCAAGGGTTTTGAAGGAAGCACAACAGCTTCTTGTTTTGGTGTATATGGTTTCCACTTTCTCCTAGTAACTTGTATCCCCGACTGATCTATTGAACTTTTTATCTTAAGCCACAGCTCATGGCATTGTTCACTCAGAGTTGGTTTGGTGCCTGAACACTGACAAGTGcaataagtttaattaatttttaggcgTTTTGAGAGATCCCATACCGAAAATTAAAACGTCCAAGCTTTTGTTGGGCAAGAACTCATAGATCAACATCTTTTCATCTCCTTCAATGCAGAAACTAGAATCTTCACTATATTCCGGTGCTGAAGTTTCACAATGTAATTTGCCTCATTTTTTAACTCATCAAGTCCTTGTCTCGAATTCTTAGAAAGCCTCTTGACAGCTATTTCTCGTCCATCTGCTAATGTTCCCTGCAAATAATAACTCAGTATCCTAAGCAAATCAATACTGTCCAAGCATGTTTCGGAACTCTGAAGTTTGAATACTGTCCAAGCAGTCattattttatgcttaaaaGGCTCAATCCCATGGTCGATGTTTCAAAGAAACCAATACCACAAATATCATTGTTGCCATGGGTTTCCACCGTGAAATTTAAAAGCCATCAAGATGCTTGATTGATTATAGATTAGTACCTTGTAAACTGATCCGAAACAGCCTTCTCCAAGTTTGTTGTCGGTGgaaaaattatttgttgcaCATGCCAAggtaccaaaataaaaaaatggtagtTCCAGGTCTTCCTTCTTGCGCATGTTATTTGATTGTCCTGCACGCAGAACTGGGAAGATGCATCTAAAATTTCTTCAAGAAAGAAGTAGGTGAACAATATCTTCTGTTATACTAAAATTTCTTCAAGCCGTCAATACATTTATGTAtctaattattctaaaaataaaattttaaaagaaacaaatcttcTTATCTGAAAATCGAAAGATGGAGCATAGGAGTAGTTAAATTTTCATGGTGTGAATAACGTACTATttttctgctgctgctgctgcttccaaATATACAAGACCAGGGCTAGGCCAAGGAACAGAATTCCAGTAGACAATGCAGTGCTTATTATGATCCTTTTCTTCGCATTGGATTTGGTATTTATCTTTGCACCATCTCCATTATCTACAACATGGCAGAGAAAAAGTGGATTTAAAAGACAACAATAGGAAATTAAGACCATAGAATATACATTAGTGAAACAGACAGCCAAAAGGAATGGAAGAAATCTTCTATATATATCTCAAGCATGTGTTTTGTAATTCATAGGTTCCATCTGCTGAAACCATAGTATCACCATCTCTGATAGGCTGAGTTGTGTTTGTGTTGTCAATGGCTGTGGCTACTTCTCTATCCAACAATAAAAGGAAGCAAAAAAGAAGCATGGAAACGAAATGCATTGCTACTTTGATGATGTTTTCtgtagggaattccgaccggtgatgtactgataattgctcatcggagggcaagcacactgacacaatatttaacgtggttcggcaaaccgcctacatccacgggagaagtcatttgattatatagggagagaacaagatttacaacaatagaggaggaggaatcatcccc
This genomic window contains:
- the LOC118062534 gene encoding stress-response A/B barrel domain-containing protein UP3-like, with product MTMLCLKAASLLSTKPFYLHSPVARHQLNPFFLSFKPQKPYSAAASRSQIRMSSSSTPPQTIEHIVLFKVKENTDPTQINTMIHSLNRLISLDSVLLLTAGALYRTKSSPIPFTHVLHSRYSSKENLSAYALHPTHVQVVKESVLPICDDIMAVDWVTGDLNGCDSLVPPSGSAIRLTFLKLKEGLGDEVKDEILGVIQGIKDTFGGIDHISCGENFSPARAKGYSIASLAVFRGLSELEAVDSEKELANLEKAKVRDYLESVMVFDYVMSSSSV